A part of Pseudoalteromonas arctica A 37-1-2 genomic DNA contains:
- a CDS encoding gamma carbonic anhydrase family protein has translation MAIRSYKGVTPSFNSSVYIDESSVLVGNITLGDNSSVWPLVAARGDVNYIRIGKRSNIQDGSVLHLSRATKSNPDGYPLIIGDDVTVGHKVMLHGCILGNRILVGMGAIIMDNVVVEDDVIIGGGSLVPPNKRLESGYLYVGSPAKQARPLTEQELAFLKISADNYVSLKDEYLAEIANLS, from the coding sequence ATGGCAATTCGTTCTTATAAAGGTGTTACTCCTTCATTTAATTCGTCTGTTTATATTGATGAGTCATCGGTTTTGGTTGGTAACATTACTTTAGGTGATAATAGTAGTGTGTGGCCGTTAGTAGCTGCACGTGGTGATGTTAACTATATACGTATTGGTAAACGCTCCAATATACAAGATGGCAGTGTATTGCATTTATCTCGTGCAACTAAAAGCAATCCTGATGGTTACCCACTTATTATAGGTGACGATGTAACAGTTGGTCATAAGGTAATGCTGCACGGATGTATATTAGGAAACCGTATACTTGTAGGTATGGGCGCTATTATTATGGATAACGTGGTTGTTGAAGATGATGTAATTATAGGTGGCGGCTCTTTGGTACCACCAAACAAACGCTTAGAGTCTGGTTACTTATATGTAGGGAGTCCGGCTAAGCAAGCCCGCCCTCTAACGGAGCAAGAACTTGCCTTTTTAAAAATATCTGCCGATAACTACGTATCACTTAAAGATGAGTACTTAGCTGAAATAGCTAATTTAAGTTAA
- the aroE gene encoding shikimate dehydrogenase: MDKYAVFGNPIKHSKSPAIHKQFAVSLGEQIDYRAILAPIDNFEKTVLSFFEQGGVGANVTMPFKEQAYAMADELTPLAKIVGAVNTLKKRDDGTLLGDNTDGVGFVNDLLANEVAITNKRILIIGAGGAARGVILPLLEHNPQEIIIVNRTAQKAKELAELFTQYGPVSGFGFDDLPVSDYSLIINSTSSSMNNELPALDEKHITNCEVAYDMFYSLQNTIFMNWVAQHNINAKLLDGSGMLVGQAAQAYYVWRNKMPKILPVVDALKQGTLK, translated from the coding sequence ATGGACAAATATGCGGTTTTTGGAAATCCAATTAAACATTCAAAATCCCCCGCGATACATAAACAATTTGCTGTATCACTGGGTGAGCAAATCGACTATCGCGCAATATTAGCACCTATCGATAACTTTGAAAAAACAGTATTGTCTTTTTTTGAGCAAGGTGGTGTGGGTGCTAACGTTACAATGCCATTTAAAGAGCAAGCCTATGCAATGGCCGATGAGCTTACGCCATTAGCTAAAATTGTAGGGGCTGTTAATACATTAAAAAAACGAGATGATGGCACATTACTCGGTGATAACACCGATGGTGTAGGCTTTGTAAATGATTTACTCGCTAATGAAGTAGCCATAACTAATAAACGCATTTTAATCATAGGTGCGGGCGGTGCTGCTCGAGGGGTTATTTTACCTTTGTTAGAGCATAACCCTCAGGAAATAATAATAGTTAATCGCACAGCACAAAAAGCCAAAGAACTCGCAGAGCTGTTTACTCAATATGGACCAGTATCTGGCTTTGGCTTTGATGATTTACCAGTAAGCGATTACTCACTAATTATAAACTCTACATCTAGCAGTATGAATAATGAGCTTCCAGCTCTTGATGAAAAACACATAACTAACTGTGAAGTCGCTTATGACATGTTTTATTCACTGCAAAATACCATTTTTATGAATTGGGTTGCACAGCATAATATTAACGCTAAGCTTTTAGATGGCAGTGGCATGTTAGTTGGCCAAGCTGCTCAAGCATATTATGTATGGCGTAATAAAATGCCAAAAATACTTCCCGTAGTTGATGCGCTCAAACAAGGAACGCTTAAATGA
- a CDS encoding IS4 family transposase: MINEHTHWAKQQFGKSDLGDPRRTARLVKLASTLANEPGKPLVNITQSPADMEGAYRFIRNENIDATAIAESGFKATVEQAKSHNLLLALEDTTTLIYKHSSIRDDLGHVGRGAKQRGLLAHSVLLFAPDTKQVVGLIEQSRWSRDINTIGKREKHATTSYEEKESYKWESASRAMAERLQGQMANVISVCDREADIYEYLQYKLSEQQRFVVRSMQSRHIEEGEDKLYAFASELMSAGTKHIHIAQKGGRKARSATLDITYAPVTLKAPYNKKGHSLPVYYVGCAERGNAENGLSWHLLTSEPVTSKEDALAIITYYEHRWLVEEYHKVWKSDGTDIESLRLQSQDNMERLVTINGFIATRILQLKFTNEQPDSPSCEQLLSPKAWKLLWLKRIKTPLPETAPNMSWAYQELAKLGGWKDTKRTGRASVKVLWQGWLKLQAILEGYDLAKSLESDL, from the coding sequence ATGATTAACGAACATACTCATTGGGCAAAACAACAATTCGGTAAATCGGACTTAGGTGATCCAAGAAGAACAGCGCGTCTGGTAAAGTTAGCATCAACGCTTGCAAATGAACCAGGAAAACCACTTGTGAACATCACTCAATCCCCCGCCGATATGGAAGGTGCCTACCGCTTTATTCGCAACGAGAATATTGACGCAACGGCTATAGCAGAGTCAGGCTTTAAAGCCACGGTTGAACAAGCAAAAAGTCATAACTTATTACTCGCATTAGAAGACACGACCACACTAATTTATAAACATTCCTCCATTCGAGATGATTTGGGTCATGTCGGACGAGGAGCAAAACAACGAGGCTTGTTAGCTCATAGCGTATTACTGTTTGCGCCAGACACAAAGCAAGTTGTGGGATTAATTGAACAGTCTCGCTGGAGTCGTGATATCAACACGATTGGAAAAAGAGAAAAACACGCGACGACTTCTTACGAAGAAAAAGAAAGTTACAAGTGGGAGTCAGCGTCACGAGCGATGGCAGAGCGGCTGCAAGGACAAATGGCGAACGTGATATCGGTGTGTGACCGCGAAGCGGACATCTACGAATACTTGCAGTATAAACTGAGCGAGCAGCAACGATTCGTCGTACGCTCGATGCAAAGTCGTCATATTGAAGAAGGTGAGGATAAGCTCTATGCGTTTGCAAGCGAGCTGATGAGTGCAGGCACCAAACACATCCACATTGCACAAAAAGGAGGAAGAAAAGCCCGAAGCGCAACACTGGATATCACCTATGCGCCAGTGACACTCAAAGCGCCTTACAATAAGAAAGGACACTCCCTCCCAGTTTACTATGTCGGCTGTGCAGAGCGAGGAAACGCTGAGAACGGCTTAAGCTGGCACCTATTAACCAGTGAACCAGTCACCAGCAAAGAAGACGCTTTAGCTATCATCACCTACTATGAGCACCGTTGGCTTGTAGAGGAATACCATAAAGTCTGGAAAAGTGATGGTACGGATATCGAAAGTTTACGCCTTCAAAGCCAAGATAACATGGAAAGATTGGTGACGATTAATGGCTTTATTGCGACGCGAATATTGCAACTAAAGTTCACCAATGAGCAGCCTGATTCTCCAAGTTGTGAACAACTGTTATCTCCCAAAGCATGGAAGTTATTGTGGTTAAAGAGAATAAAAACACCATTGCCTGAAACTGCTCCAAATATGTCATGGGCGTATCAGGAACTGGCAAAGTTAGGAGGCTGGAAAGATACCAAGCGCACAGGGCGTGCATCTGTGAAAGTGTTATGGCAAGGATGGCTTAAGTTACAAGCCATCCTGGAAGGCTACGATTTAGCAAAATCTCTTGAGTCAGACTTGTGA
- a CDS encoding L-threonylcarbamoyladenylate synthase, which produces MSDLSNTPTAITCLTQGEVILYPTEAVYGLGCDPDNQQAVEALLAIKQRPVEKGLILIADNYGQLLKYVDDAKIPMDKRADIFSSWPAAITWVMPASKNTPKWLTGQFDTIAVRVTNHPTVKRLCQEFGKPLVSTSANLTGQETVISIEQAKAQFAEQVGFYVDEALGGNTQPSTIKDAMTGKIFRG; this is translated from the coding sequence TTGTCAGACCTTTCAAATACGCCCACTGCAATAACATGCTTAACGCAAGGCGAAGTTATTTTATACCCAACAGAAGCTGTATATGGTTTAGGTTGTGATCCAGATAATCAACAAGCCGTTGAGGCACTATTAGCTATTAAGCAGCGCCCGGTTGAAAAAGGACTTATTTTAATTGCTGATAACTACGGACAATTATTAAAATACGTAGATGATGCAAAAATACCAATGGATAAACGAGCTGATATTTTTTCGAGTTGGCCTGCTGCAATTACATGGGTTATGCCTGCATCTAAAAATACGCCTAAATGGCTCACAGGGCAGTTTGATACCATTGCAGTAAGAGTAACAAACCATCCAACAGTAAAACGTTTGTGCCAAGAGTTTGGTAAGCCACTAGTATCAACTAGTGCAAACTTAACCGGTCAAGAAACGGTAATTAGTATTGAGCAAGCTAAAGCGCAATTTGCAGAACAAGTTGGCTTTTACGTTGATGAGGCGTTAGGTGGTAATACTCAACCAAGCACAATAAAAGATGCCATGACTGGAAAAATATTTAGAGGTTAA
- a CDS encoding DUF1488 family protein → MNQAIQFIDRLEFREPDHQLVFFAQVSGMLVECVIEVNTLKLTDESHATEYFEKYRFDYEERAEELIEEESYNSAGQIEVSLLT, encoded by the coding sequence ATGAATCAGGCAATACAATTTATAGATAGGCTAGAGTTTAGAGAGCCCGATCATCAGTTAGTATTTTTTGCACAAGTTAGTGGCATGCTGGTGGAGTGTGTAATAGAAGTAAATACACTTAAATTAACAGACGAAAGCCATGCAACAGAGTATTTTGAAAAGTATCGTTTTGATTACGAAGAACGTGCCGAGGAGCTTATCGAAGAAGAGAGCTATAACTCGGCAGGCCAAATTGAAGTAAGCTTATTAACTTAA
- the hemF gene encoding oxygen-dependent coproporphyrinogen oxidase, whose amino-acid sequence MQSELLDQVKAYFMALQDTICKGLEAADGSAKFIEDNWQRAEGGGGRTRVTTNGAVIEQGGVNYSHVFGASMPGSATAHRPELAGRSFHACGVSLVIHPKNPHVPTSHANVRFFIAEKEGEEPIWWFGGGFDLTPFYPVLEDVQHWHQVAHDICAPFGSEVYPKYKTWCDEYFYLKHRDETRGVGGLFFDDLNELGFEKSFAFMQSVGNGFLDAYLPIIERRKNDEYTEQQRDFQLYRRGRYVEFNLVWDRGTLFGLQSGGRTESILMSMPPLARWEYNYKPEPSSPEANLYQYYLRPQEWLTSQPSELIAREWQL is encoded by the coding sequence ATGCAAAGTGAATTATTAGATCAAGTAAAAGCATACTTTATGGCTTTGCAAGACACTATTTGCAAAGGTTTGGAGGCTGCAGATGGCAGTGCTAAATTTATAGAAGATAACTGGCAGCGAGCAGAAGGCGGTGGTGGTCGTACACGTGTAACCACAAATGGCGCTGTAATAGAGCAAGGCGGAGTTAATTACTCACACGTATTTGGCGCTTCAATGCCAGGCTCTGCAACAGCACACAGGCCAGAGCTTGCAGGGCGCAGCTTTCATGCGTGTGGTGTGTCGTTAGTTATTCATCCTAAAAACCCTCATGTACCAACAAGTCATGCCAATGTGCGCTTTTTTATAGCCGAAAAAGAAGGCGAAGAGCCAATATGGTGGTTTGGTGGCGGATTTGATCTCACTCCTTTTTATCCAGTATTAGAAGACGTACAGCATTGGCATCAAGTTGCTCACGACATTTGTGCGCCATTTGGTAGTGAAGTTTATCCAAAATATAAAACATGGTGCGACGAGTATTTTTATTTAAAGCACAGAGACGAGACGCGCGGAGTAGGCGGTTTGTTTTTTGACGATTTAAACGAACTTGGTTTTGAAAAGAGTTTTGCGTTTATGCAATCGGTGGGTAATGGATTTTTAGATGCCTATTTACCTATTATTGAACGTCGTAAAAATGATGAATACACAGAGCAACAACGTGATTTTCAGCTTTATCGGCGCGGACGTTATGTAGAGTTTAATTTAGTATGGGATAGAGGCACTTTATTTGGATTACAAAGTGGCGGGCGCACTGAGTCTATATTAATGTCTATGCCACCACTTGCACGCTGGGAATATAACTATAAACCAGAGCCAAGTAGCCCAGAAGCTAACCTATATCAGTATTACTTACGCCCGCAAGAGTGGTTAACTAGTCAACCAAGTGAGTTGATAGCCAGAGAGTGGCAACTATAA
- a CDS encoding group II truncated hemoglobin — MIKRLFSKSKPAPEQQAPTPEKTPYEIIGGEKGARAISNRFYDIMESDEYAKPLYDMHPLPLDRIRQVFFEFLSGWLGGPNLFTEKHGQPMLRKRHMPFTVDKALRDQWMYCMNKTLDIEIDNPLLREGLKQSFSQLATHMINQH, encoded by the coding sequence ATGATTAAACGACTTTTTTCTAAATCTAAGCCAGCTCCTGAGCAACAGGCTCCTACTCCTGAAAAAACACCGTATGAAATAATAGGTGGAGAGAAAGGGGCGCGTGCTATTTCCAACCGATTCTACGACATAATGGAGTCAGATGAATACGCTAAACCGTTATATGATATGCATCCTCTGCCATTAGATCGAATTCGCCAAGTATTTTTTGAATTTTTATCTGGTTGGTTAGGCGGGCCAAACCTATTTACTGAAAAACATGGCCAGCCAATGCTGCGTAAAAGGCATATGCCTTTTACTGTGGATAAAGCATTGCGCGATCAATGGATGTACTGCATGAATAAAACGCTGGATATAGAAATAGACAATCCGTTGTTACGTGAAGGCTTAAAGCAATCATTCTCTCAACTAGCAACGCACATGATCAATCAGCATTAA